A part of Tachysurus vachellii isolate PV-2020 chromosome 4, HZAU_Pvac_v1, whole genome shotgun sequence genomic DNA contains:
- the LOC132844441 gene encoding uncharacterized protein LOC132844441 has protein sequence MDDLEHSVVIAERDWESFYEESEECSIQPAGLASLDGSSLSDTDDDDAKKSTQVPDLDLQIKPDKTNKEPDATTLRKSEVDDCKPENPSKEPECLSYKTNNERSAEKTAEINLNDVSTTHACLTSDSSISVNDTNYTDQQLTASDVKDFRKHNENHSDDKLCQATGEPDTSFSCIHDAEHVGSSEGETVLKVTESSATPKKEKERWFVTVNDSPVMIRVKSGKKKGRKKKTSRKLARHSIGKERQSDVSNNINKEEEKEVKKDGQILQYKYMQPSQTYSEHIDFNPCPNHIFEEVILGSCNTQEVVFSPMKEPEKEALEKLSIPKTNCTSLFIAGEGNISCDFSFKHKDNSDDPTKSLENNHPVSPTPLILTEADLQSDAVVNDQSIAIRPKSNIHVTIPDHPWSINLTHNAHEDTQSDGSRLILEATATPLEKLQEQEYLTKIPEELKLSSQDTQNQGSQNESLEAAVGPNCPVYALSSFWDEMEKLTINDILHLRSDHNRSPMSRSVISDESDVHLEDKELLTSKHDRVQESDLMEDSADSDYFTHVDESKPDRSSCELSTLSDCDEEFQQILNRNPSPEPQHVKEQTENMKSTYIPGHEFDRYMETESLDIIKLSHQDGIPHNLYPAIEVESLFLTFTQDSNGNPFELEDIRKIPVLSFGNTADNQSTLTFSELLAKGINGAGSSDRLSNTVASFPFAQNLSVCEMYDDSFSDFEIGNVLFPPTKDKTVPIFSASHSVVRDLVFPQVEELDFDPDFEQDNMTIRDLSHFSSQSEMSTSPSGMPNLFFSMSQRGNWSSLFSLRRRRFIGKGSTWHHNVSSWIFPKEAKKATSYISRSQQVALLMQGGNNSLLQMAESQQCAVYISKKEDFIFSLKQADMCLVCIALASWVLKSSNSQSTDMWKAALLANISAISAIQYLRKYGKGHS, from the exons ATGGATGACTTAGAACACAGTGTTGTGATAGCGGAGCGAGACTGGGAGAGTTTCTATGAGGAGAGTGAGGAATGCTCAATTCAACCAGCAGGGCTTGCGAGCCTGGATGGTTCAAGCTTAAgtgacactgatgatgatgatgcaaaaAAGTCTACCCAAGTGCCTGATTTAGATCTACAGATCAAGcctgacaaaacaaataaagagccTGATGCTACAACACTAAGAAAAAGTGAAGTGGATGACTGCAAACCTGAGAACCCATCAAAAGAACCTGAATGCTTAAGTTACAAGACGAACAACGAGAGATCTGCTGAGAAAACTGCAGAGATCAATCTGAATGATGTCTCAACCACACATGCATGCTTGACCTCAGATAGTAGTATAAGTGTTAATGACACCAATTACACCGATCAGCAACTTACTGCCTCAGATGTAAAGGACTTCAGAAAGCATAATGAAAATCACAGTGACGATAAGTTATGTCAAGCCACTGGCGAGCCAGACACTTCCTTCTCATGTATTCATGATGCAGAGCATGTTGGCAGCTCAGAAGGAGAAACAGTTTTGAAGGTTACCGAAAGTTCAGCAActccaaaaaaagagaaagaacgaTGGTTTGTAACAGTAAATGACAGTCCGGTCATGATAAGAGTAAAGTCTggcaaaaaaaagggaagaaaaaaaaaaacctctaggAAACTAGCCCGACATAGCAtaggaaaagaaagacagagcgaTGTctcaaataatattaataaagaagaagaaaaagaagtaaagaaagatGGACAAAtattacagtataaatatatGCAACCTTCTCAAACATATTCTGAACATATTGACTTTAATCCATGTCCTAATCATATTTTTGAAGAGGTAATTTTAGGTTCATGCAATACTCAAGAGGTCGTTTTTTCTCCTATGAAAGAACCTGAAAAGGAGGCTTTGGAAAAACTGTCTATTCCAAAAACAAACTGCACATCATTGTTTATTGCTGGAGAAGGAAACATAAGTTGTGATTTTAGttttaaacacaaagacaaTTCAGATGATCCTACAAAATCATTAGAAAACAATCATCCTGTTTCTCCTACACCATTAATTCTCACAGAAGCAGACTTGCAAAGTGATGCTGTAGTAAATGATCAAAGCATAGCCATCAGACCTAAAAGTAACATACATGTCACTATTCCAGATCACCCATGGAGCATCAATTTAACCCATAATGCTCATGAAGATACTCAATCCGATGGTTCTAGATTAATTCTGGAGGCGACAGCTACTCCTTTAGAAAAGCTACAAGAGCAAGAGTATCTAACAAAAATACCAGAAGAATTGAAACTTTCCTCCCAGGACACTCAGAATCAGGGATCACAAAATGAAAGTCTTGAAGCAGCTGTAGGTCCAAATTGCCCTGTATATGCTCTTTCATCATTTTGGGATGAAATGGAGAAGTTGacaataaatgacattttacatCTAAGATCAGATCATAACAGATCTCCTATGAGCAGAAGTGTAATTTCTGATGAGAGTGATGTCCATCTTGAAGATAAAGAACTGCTGACCTCTAAACATGATCGTGTACAAGAAAGTGACTTGATGGAAGACTCTGCAGACTCTGACTATTTCACGCATGTAGATGAGTCTAAACCAGACCGTTCAAGTTGTGAACTTTCTACACTCTCAGATTGTGATGAGGAGTTTCAACAAATACTTAACAGAAACCCTAGTCCTGAGCCTCAACATGTCAAAGAACAGACTGAAAATATGAAGTCTACATACATCCCAGGCCATGAATTTGATCGATACATGGAAACTGAATCTCTAGACATTATTAAACTGAGTCATCAGGATGGAATCCCACATAATTTATATCCAGCTATAGAGGTAGAAAGCTTGTTTCTTACATTTACTCAGGACAGTAACGGCAATCCTTTTGAACTGGAAGACATCAGAAAAATACCTGTTTTATCATTTGGCAATACAGCAGATAATCAATCCACGTTAACCTTTTCTGAGCTTTTGGCTAAGGGCATTAATGGAGCTGGTTCCTCAGACAGACTTAGCAACACTGTTGCCTCATTTCCATTTGCACAGAACTTGTCTGTTTGTGAGATGTATGATGATTCCTTCTCAGACTTTGAGATTGGGAATGTTCTCTTTCCTCCAACCAAAGATAAGACTGTTCCCATCTTCTCTGCCTCACACTCAGTGGTGAGAGATTTGGTATTCCCGCAGGTAGAGGAACTGGATTTTGACCCAGATTTTGAACAAGATAATATGACAATAAGGGACCTGTCTCACTTCAGCAGCCAGTCTGAAATGTCTACTAGTCCATCAGGAATGCCAAACCTGTTCTTTTCCATGAGCCaaagaggaaactggagtagtcttttctctctgagaagaagaagatttataGGAAAGGGGAGCACTTGGCACCACAATGTCAGCTCTTGGATTTTCCCAAAAGAGGCAAAAAAGGCAACATCATACATCTCAAGATCTCAACAAGTAGCACTGCTGATGCAAGGGGGGAACAACTCCCTCTTACAAATGGCAGAGTCACAGCAATGTGCTGTATATATTTCAA AAAAAGAAGACTTTATCTTTTCTTTAAAGCAGGCAGATATGTGCCTGGTTTGCATTGCCTTAGCTTCTTGGGTATTGAAATCCTCTAATTCACAGTCAACAGACATGTGGAAAGCAG CTCTCCTGGCAAACATAAGTGCAATCTCAGCCATCCAGTACTTGCGGAAATATGGAAAAGGACACAGCTGA
- the LOC132844443 gene encoding RING finger protein 223 yields MQGLEELPTTVSDATVDTPETDFTKDEDQVWDAAPECSICFTSYDNTFKTPKVLQCNHMFCLECLSRFVAVSPEQNSTQIVCPLCRQPTSVPENGPPALTTSQEVLGQLPSHQQQEEIVWLDGERLCYSNPQSPNGVCIDIGGSKQQNENRQEEIENNSNRLGNCTRLIKTWQRLLIFLLVLVILLAIVIWPIQCIFKQGTISGCFKNQDEHLTTLTTVSAITKR; encoded by the coding sequence ATGCAGGGTCTTGAGGAATTACCAACAACTGTTTCTGATGCAACAGTGGACACACCCGAGACAGATTTTACTAAAGATGAGGACCAAGTCTGGGATGCAGCTCCAGAATGTTCCATTTGCTTCACCTCATATGATAACACCTTCAAGACACCTAAAGTTCTGCAGTGCAATCACATGTTCTGTCTGGAGTGCCTGTCTCGCTTTGTTGCTGTTTCACCAGAACAAAACTCCACCCAAATTGTCTGCCCCCTTTGCAGACAACCAACTTCTGTGCCTGAAAATGGTCCACCAGCTCTCACCACCAGTCAGGAGGTTCTGGGGCAACTGCCCAGCCACCAGCAACAAGAGGAAATTGTATGGCTAGATGGAGAGAGGCTCTGCTACTCAAATCCACAGTCACCCAATGGTGTCTGCATTGACATCGGGGGTAGCAAACAACAGAATGAAAACCGACAGGAGGAAATAGAGAATAATAGCAACAGACTGGGGAATTGCACACGTCTGATCAAAACATGGCAGCGACTGCTGATATTCCTTTTGGTGTTGGTCATACTGCTTGCCATAGTCATCTGGCCCATCCAGTGCATCTTCAAACAGGGAACAATTTCAGGTTGCTTTAAGAATCAGGACGAGCATTTGACTACCTTAACTACAGTTTCAGCCATTACAAAGAGGTAA
- the c4h1orf159 gene encoding uncharacterized protein C1orf159 homolog isoform X2, which produces MIRVFYIIGFALLGVTQALLENPDDCCRKTQKMNETCVNSTRCGCVQVQENTTVRCVQCDSLNSDLENLTLCNTTVEHTSISTIIKIGGPGVAASVLVGTLLISLLLILSVASFFYLKRSNRLPGVFYRRKAFIFQPSETAVMMPAASSSVRKPRYVRRERPSPTTAVSSSTAMPVGHVTKVYNVTVQ; this is translated from the exons ATGATTAGAGTCTTCTACATCATCGGGTTTGCACTTTTAGGTGTCACACAG gcACTACTAGAAAACCCAGATGATTGCTgtagaaaaacacagaaaatgaacGAAACCTGTGTAAACAGCACACGTTGTG GGTGTGTCCAAGTTCAGGAGAACACCACTGTCCGGTGTGTGCAGTGTGACTCTTTGAATTCAGATCTGGAGAACTTGACACTGTGCAACACCA cTGTCGAGCACACCTCAATATCCACAATAATAAAGATAG GTGGTCCAGGTGTAGCAGCCTCTGTCCTTGTGGGCACTCTGCTGATCAGtctcctcctcattctctctgttgCCTCTTTCTTTTACTTAAAACGCTCTAACCGTCTCCCTGGGGTCTTCTACAGACGCAAAG CTTTCATATTTCAACCAAGTGAAACG gcTGTTATGATGCCTGCAGCGTCGTCCTCGG TGCGCAAGCCGAGATATGTCCGGAGAGAACGGCCCTCACCGACCACAGCAGTGAGCAGTAGCACGGCCATGCCAGTGGGACACGTAACAAAGGTGTATAATGTAACTGTCCAGTAG
- the c4h1orf159 gene encoding uncharacterized protein C1orf159 homolog isoform X1 — translation MIEFIMIRVFYIIGFALLGVTQALLENPDDCCRKTQKMNETCVNSTRCGCVQVQENTTVRCVQCDSLNSDLENLTLCNTTVEHTSISTIIKIGGPGVAASVLVGTLLISLLLILSVASFFYLKRSNRLPGVFYRRKAFIFQPSETAVMMPAASSSVRKPRYVRRERPSPTTAVSSSTAMPVGHVTKVYNVTVQ, via the exons ATGATTGA GTTCATAATGATTAGAGTCTTCTACATCATCGGGTTTGCACTTTTAGGTGTCACACAG gcACTACTAGAAAACCCAGATGATTGCTgtagaaaaacacagaaaatgaacGAAACCTGTGTAAACAGCACACGTTGTG GGTGTGTCCAAGTTCAGGAGAACACCACTGTCCGGTGTGTGCAGTGTGACTCTTTGAATTCAGATCTGGAGAACTTGACACTGTGCAACACCA cTGTCGAGCACACCTCAATATCCACAATAATAAAGATAG GTGGTCCAGGTGTAGCAGCCTCTGTCCTTGTGGGCACTCTGCTGATCAGtctcctcctcattctctctgttgCCTCTTTCTTTTACTTAAAACGCTCTAACCGTCTCCCTGGGGTCTTCTACAGACGCAAAG CTTTCATATTTCAACCAAGTGAAACG gcTGTTATGATGCCTGCAGCGTCGTCCTCGG TGCGCAAGCCGAGATATGTCCGGAGAGAACGGCCCTCACCGACCACAGCAGTGAGCAGTAGCACGGCCATGCCAGTGGGACACGTAACAAAGGTGTATAATGTAACTGTCCAGTAG
- the akap14 gene encoding A-kinase anchor protein 14 produces the protein METELGDDVLDLRVSELVKSVLDSVLSTDICTQPDRKQHDFEIRNIDWVECKDFTISVGKKQIEEYVRTWEVDPKWLFSVKFLQETELEFENQFLYRALWSIPTTRCPIPKNTASVYFTITISKIKPHTMPVIVTFQVEASQTVHVPGKTRFREKWLKDVTENKALLMDTITF, from the coding sequence ATGGAAACTGAACTAGGAGATGATGTGTTGGATCTCAGAGTTTCTGAGCTTGTTAAGAGTGTGTTAGACAGCGTCCTGAGCACAGACATCTGTACACAACCGGATAGAAAACAGCACGACTTCGAGATCAGGAACATCGACTGGGTCGAATGTAAGGACTTTACAATCAGtgtaggaaaaaaacaaatcgaGGAATATGTGCGTACCTGGGAGGTGGACCCGAAATGGCTGTTCAGTGTCAAGTTCCTGCAGGAAACTGAACTGGAGTTTGAGAACCAGTTCCTCTATAGAGCACTGTGGAGCATCCCGACCACCCGGTGCCCTATACCTAAGAACACAGCGTCTGTTTACTTCACCATCACTATCTCCAAAATCAAACCGCACACCATGCCTGTGATAGTCACATTTCAGGTGGAAGCcagtcagactgttcatgttcCGGGAAAAACCAGATTCCGCGAAAAATGGCTGAAGGACGTTACTGAAAACAAGGCATTGCTTATGGATACCATCACATTTTAA
- the LOC132844446 gene encoding interactor of HORMAD1 protein 1 yields MKPNVWNVKEILNIPMNSVGAKPAKGGATGDYSSLSDSQFLFGSQTWPENSQSFSQEICGQSRSSQQASQEINETKVSSKYQSKPMMFGDSKVTNISGGRAMGILDRFEEEKRKAKEIEILIGVRQLHESLENIQKTFLNCIDGSCDITRAAVAEGIGTFRKTIQDNFATIKESIANQTELMKSQTCREMKDNEEKTSLALKELSSLVLNLQRDLESLKLEQSKEQNVLGEILSLLSTIMTARSAGTQPGPVQMIDNTVQTSPSLITQFCVVSEEKRYYEGSKAFNFSEEKVDLSICPVTQTSPEKLSRGAPFRVIGTQPFQMKRDIATERCDPNGWKKSYRLHSVTVNSPNPVATCTGPPLIQDPKKDYMFGHPVHIERVNSLNGMTKNNSAAWIEVPRENKMPKRAQRCQTFRKKKRALILPQRRPDQGRVLNNVFEKEKESQHDEDQENRVVNGYRKAIRKPAVSGKHVPLQQPSTTRLLNTNECGQHLDPCSLSQSSNSSQMIVEYQQAEWETVNPEQKANTIKTQRVTWQLFDFISDSD; encoded by the exons ATGAAGCCTAACGTTTGGAATGTAAAAGAAATTCTGAATATCCCTATGAACTCTGT GGGTGCAAAACCAGCTAAAGGAGGCGCCACCGGTGACTACTCGAGCCTGTCTGACTCTCAGTTTCTGTTTGGATCTCAAACCTGGCCTGAAAATTCTCAAAGCTTTTCCCAGGAGATATGTGGACAGTCCAGAAGCTCCCAGCAGGCCTCACAGGAG ataaatgaaacaaaggtGTCATCCAAGTATCAGTCCAAGCCTATGATGTTTGGTGACAGCAAAGTAACCAACATTTCAGGTGGTAGAGCCATGGGTATATTAGACAGATttgaagaggagaagagaaaagccAAAGAGAT TGAAATTCTCATTGGAGTCAGACAGTTGCATGAAAGTCTGGAAAAT ATCCAAAAGACTTTTCTCAACTGTATTGATGGAAGTTGTGATATAACCAGAGcagctgtggctgaaggaaTTGGAACTTTTAGAAAAACAA TTCAGGATAATTTTGCCACAATTAAGGAGAGCATAGCAAATCAGACTGAACTGATGAAGAGCCAGACCTGTAGAGAGATGAAGGACAATGAAGAAAAG ACATCATTAGCTCTAAAAGAATTGAGCTCACTTGTTCTCAACCTCCAGCGGGATTTGGAATCACTGAAATTGGAACAGAGCAAGGAACAGAATGTGCTTGGAGAGATTCTGTCTCTGCTTAGCACAATAATGACTGCTCGCTCTGCTGGAACTCAACCTGGCCCTGTCCAGATGATTGACAATACTGTTCAGACATCACCTAGTTTGATAACACAGTTCTGTGTGGTTTCAGAAGAAAAGCGTTATTATGAAGGCAGTAAAGCCTTCAATTTTTCTGAGGAAAAAGTAGACCTGAGTATTTGTCctgttacacaaacatctccAGAGAAGCTTAGCAGAGGAGCACCTTTCCGGGTCATAGGTACTCAACCTTTTCAGATGAAGCGGGACATAGCAACTGAGAGGTGTGACCCTAATGGCTGGAAGAAGTCTTACCGTCTGCACTCAGTTACAGTCAATTCTCCAAACCCTGTTGCTACTTGTACTGGCCCTCCTCTTATACAGGATCCTAAGAAGGATTACATGTTTGGACACCCTGTGCATATAGAGCGAGTAAATTCTTTGAATGGTATGACTAAGAACAATTCAGCAGCCTGGATCGAGGTGCCCAGAGAGAATAAAATGCCAAAGAGAGCACAGAGATGTCAGACCTtcaggaaaaagaagagagcCCTGATTCTGCCACAGAGGCGACCTGATCAAGGAAGGGTTTTGAATAATGTGtttgaaaaggaaaaggaaagtcaGCATGATGAAGACCAAGAGAACAGGGTGGTCAATGGCTATAGAAAAGCAATCAGAAAGCCAGCTGTTTCAGGGAAACATGTACCACTACAGCAGCCAAGCACAACCAGGTTGTTGAATACCAATGAATGTGGACAGCACCTGGATCCTTGTTCATTGTCCCAGAGTAGTAACAGCTCACAAATGATTGTGGAATACCAGCAAGCTGAATGGGAGACAGTAAATCCTGAGCAAAAAGCCAATAccataaagacacagagagtTACCTGGCAGCTCTTTGATTTCATCAGTGACTCTGATtaa
- the kbtbd12 gene encoding kelch repeat and BTB domain-containing protein 12 isoform X1, with protein MDLRAKHGLMLLEQLNRMREAEQLTDVVLVAEGISFPCHRSVLAAFSPYFRVMFTCGLRESTNRQVVLRDMPAQSLGLLLEYMYSSKLPLSPDNVQGISVAAFLLQMDDVFSRCQIYMTANMDASNCLGIYYYARDLGAEELADQAQRYLRQHFTEVCHSEEVLDLEAYQLVALLASDDLNVTREETILDLVMQWVKHCSIAVSLGKENRASQLPELLQKVRLPLVSVSYLKETLRRNTALLADAECLQMMEDAIEAAGLHPEAPARRLKLRYGMETTDLLLCIGNDNGGIRSRFGSYSDRSFCYSPKTGRTFFITAPRYADALGYVCTGVVTEHNDIIVAGESGPRRLARQKEKNVEICKYNEEAQGSWKHLCSAEYRDSYALSSLGDNLYLIGGQMMLKNQYLITNSVARWSLQGGPWRSAAPLPMPLAYHSVVRIKNCLYVLGGRTPQVKVLNTYHVDEEPDRMSNRLLMYDPENNKWDERCPMKYSKYRCSAVALNGEIYVIGGIGCEGVDRGQSRRCLDAVEIYNIDGDFWRDGPPLPWPLLSLRSNAPNAGEVDGKLYVCGYYKGADRHDIITKDILQLDPWENEWTVVVKQAVMHDSYDVCLVANLNPRGLMPPPADLVDE; from the exons ATGGATCTGAGAGCTAAGCATGGTCTGATGTTGTTGGAACAGCTGAATCGCATGCGTGAAGCTGAACAGTTGACAGATGTGGTACTAGTTGCAGAAGGCATCAGCTTCCCATGTCATCGGTCAGTTCTTGCTGCATTCAGCCCTTATTTCCGGGTCATGTTTACCTGTGGCCTGCGTGAAAGTACAAACCGCCAGGTGGTACTGAGAGACATGCCAGCTCAAAGCTTAGGCCTCTTGCTGGAATACATGTACAGCTCCAAGCTTCCACTTTCCCCAGACAATGTACAGGGTATCTCAGTTGCCGCATTCCTCTTGCAGATGGATGATGTCTTTAGCCGCTGCCAGATCTATATGACGGCCAACATGGATGCCTCCAACTGCCTTGGGATATATTACTATGCTCGAGATTTGGGGGCTGAAGAATTAGCAGACCAGGCTCAACGTTACCTTCGACAACACTTCACAGAGGTGTGTCACAGCGAGGAGGTGTTGGATTTGGAAGCCTATCAACTTGTGGCTTTGCTAGCTTCAGATGATCTTAATGTGACCCGAGAGGAAACCATTCTTGACCTAGTGATGCAGTGGGTGAAACATTGCTCAATTGCTGTAagtctggggaaagaaaatcGTGCCAGTCAGCTACCAGAACTTTTACAGAAGGTACGCCTTCCACTGGTGAGTGTCAGCTACCTGAAGGAGACATTGCGCCGCAACACAGCACTGCTGGCCGATGCAGAATGTCTGCAGATGATGGAGGATGCAATTGAAGCGGCAGGTCTGCATCCAGAGGCTCCAGCACGACGACTGAAGCTACGTTACGGCATGGAAACGACCGATCTACTGCTATGCATTGGCAATGATAATGGAGGAATACGTTCACGTTTTGGAAGCTATTCAGACCGCAGCTTCTGTTATTCTCCCAAAACTGGCCGAACATTTTTCATCACTGCTCCTCGATATGCTGATGCCCTTGGATATGTGTGCACTGGAGTTGTCACTGAACACAATGACATTATTGTTGCAGGCGAGTCAGGGCCACGAAGATTGGCAAGACAAAAGGAGAAGAATGTGGAGATTTGCAA gtatAATGAAGAAGCTCAGGGTAGTTGGAAGCACCTTTGTTCAGCAGAATACCGTGACTCATATGCCCTGAGTTCCCTGGGAGATAACCTGTACCTAATAGGGGGCCAGATGATGCTGAAGAATCAGTATCTCATCACCAACAGTGTTGCACGTTGGTCTTTACAGGGTGGCCCTTGGCGCAGTGCTGCTCCGTTACCAATGCCCTTGGCCTATCACAGTGTAGTCCGGATTAAAAACTGCCTTTATGTGCTTGGGGGGAGGACACCACAGGTTAAAGTGCTTAAC ACATATCATGTGGATGAGGAGCCTGACCGTATGAGTAACCGCCTACTTATGTATGACCCAGAGAACAACAAGTGGGATGAGCGCTGTCCTatgaaatattccaaatatcGCTGCAGTGCAGTGGCTCTCAATGGGGAGATTTATGTTATAG GTGGCATTGGGTGTGAGGGTGTAGATCGTGGACAGTCACGTCGCTGTCTTGATGCAGTAGAAATCTACAATATTGATGGGGATTTCTGGAGAGATGGCCCTCCCTTACCATGGCCACTTTTATCACTACGAAGCAATGCACCAAACGCTGGGGAAGTGGATGGCAAACTATATGTCTGTGGATACTATAAAGGAGCAG ACCGccatgacatcatcactaaGGATATCCTGCAGTTGGATCCATGGGAGAATGAGTGGACGGTGGTGGTTAAACAGGCTGTTATGCATGACAGTTATGACGTGTGTCTGGTGGCGAACCTTAACCCGCGAGGACTCATGCCCCCTCCAGCTGACTTGGTGGATGAATAA
- the kbtbd12 gene encoding kelch repeat and BTB domain-containing protein 12 isoform X2, whose translation MDLRAKHGLMLLEQLNRMREAEQLTDVVLVAEGISFPCHRSVLAAFSPYFRVMFTCGLRESTNRQVVLRDMPAQSLGLLLEYMYSSKLPLSPDNVQGISVAAFLLQMDDVFSRCQIYMTANMDASNCLGIYYYARDLGAEELADQAQRYLRQHFTEVCHSEEVLDLEAYQLVALLASDDLNVTREETILDLVMQWVKHCSIAVSLGKENRASQLPELLQKVRLPLVSVSYLKETLRRNTALLADAECLQMMEDAIEAAGLHPEAPARRLKLRYGMETTDLLLCIGNDNGGIRSRFGSYSDRSFCYSPKTGRTFFITAPRYADALGYVCTGVVTEHNDIIVAGESGPRRLARQKEKNVEICKYNEEAQGSWKHLCSAEYRDSYALSSLGDNLYLIGGQMMLKNQYLITNSVARWSLQGGPWRSAAPLPMPLAYHSVVRIKNCLYVLGGRTPQTYHVDEEPDRMSNRLLMYDPENNKWDERCPMKYSKYRCSAVALNGEIYVIGGIGCEGVDRGQSRRCLDAVEIYNIDGDFWRDGPPLPWPLLSLRSNAPNAGEVDGKLYVCGYYKGADRHDIITKDILQLDPWENEWTVVVKQAVMHDSYDVCLVANLNPRGLMPPPADLVDE comes from the exons ATGGATCTGAGAGCTAAGCATGGTCTGATGTTGTTGGAACAGCTGAATCGCATGCGTGAAGCTGAACAGTTGACAGATGTGGTACTAGTTGCAGAAGGCATCAGCTTCCCATGTCATCGGTCAGTTCTTGCTGCATTCAGCCCTTATTTCCGGGTCATGTTTACCTGTGGCCTGCGTGAAAGTACAAACCGCCAGGTGGTACTGAGAGACATGCCAGCTCAAAGCTTAGGCCTCTTGCTGGAATACATGTACAGCTCCAAGCTTCCACTTTCCCCAGACAATGTACAGGGTATCTCAGTTGCCGCATTCCTCTTGCAGATGGATGATGTCTTTAGCCGCTGCCAGATCTATATGACGGCCAACATGGATGCCTCCAACTGCCTTGGGATATATTACTATGCTCGAGATTTGGGGGCTGAAGAATTAGCAGACCAGGCTCAACGTTACCTTCGACAACACTTCACAGAGGTGTGTCACAGCGAGGAGGTGTTGGATTTGGAAGCCTATCAACTTGTGGCTTTGCTAGCTTCAGATGATCTTAATGTGACCCGAGAGGAAACCATTCTTGACCTAGTGATGCAGTGGGTGAAACATTGCTCAATTGCTGTAagtctggggaaagaaaatcGTGCCAGTCAGCTACCAGAACTTTTACAGAAGGTACGCCTTCCACTGGTGAGTGTCAGCTACCTGAAGGAGACATTGCGCCGCAACACAGCACTGCTGGCCGATGCAGAATGTCTGCAGATGATGGAGGATGCAATTGAAGCGGCAGGTCTGCATCCAGAGGCTCCAGCACGACGACTGAAGCTACGTTACGGCATGGAAACGACCGATCTACTGCTATGCATTGGCAATGATAATGGAGGAATACGTTCACGTTTTGGAAGCTATTCAGACCGCAGCTTCTGTTATTCTCCCAAAACTGGCCGAACATTTTTCATCACTGCTCCTCGATATGCTGATGCCCTTGGATATGTGTGCACTGGAGTTGTCACTGAACACAATGACATTATTGTTGCAGGCGAGTCAGGGCCACGAAGATTGGCAAGACAAAAGGAGAAGAATGTGGAGATTTGCAA gtatAATGAAGAAGCTCAGGGTAGTTGGAAGCACCTTTGTTCAGCAGAATACCGTGACTCATATGCCCTGAGTTCCCTGGGAGATAACCTGTACCTAATAGGGGGCCAGATGATGCTGAAGAATCAGTATCTCATCACCAACAGTGTTGCACGTTGGTCTTTACAGGGTGGCCCTTGGCGCAGTGCTGCTCCGTTACCAATGCCCTTGGCCTATCACAGTGTAGTCCGGATTAAAAACTGCCTTTATGTGCTTGGGGGGAGGACACCACAG ACATATCATGTGGATGAGGAGCCTGACCGTATGAGTAACCGCCTACTTATGTATGACCCAGAGAACAACAAGTGGGATGAGCGCTGTCCTatgaaatattccaaatatcGCTGCAGTGCAGTGGCTCTCAATGGGGAGATTTATGTTATAG GTGGCATTGGGTGTGAGGGTGTAGATCGTGGACAGTCACGTCGCTGTCTTGATGCAGTAGAAATCTACAATATTGATGGGGATTTCTGGAGAGATGGCCCTCCCTTACCATGGCCACTTTTATCACTACGAAGCAATGCACCAAACGCTGGGGAAGTGGATGGCAAACTATATGTCTGTGGATACTATAAAGGAGCAG ACCGccatgacatcatcactaaGGATATCCTGCAGTTGGATCCATGGGAGAATGAGTGGACGGTGGTGGTTAAACAGGCTGTTATGCATGACAGTTATGACGTGTGTCTGGTGGCGAACCTTAACCCGCGAGGACTCATGCCCCCTCCAGCTGACTTGGTGGATGAATAA